From a single Rosa rugosa chromosome 7, drRosRugo1.1, whole genome shotgun sequence genomic region:
- the LOC133721053 gene encoding uncharacterized protein LOC133721053, producing the protein MTQGLLQWSPCHHSLSLLPISIPTTKHTHLPLSISATLESSTQQQQQQQLSARERRQLRNERRESKAGTSWKEKVEEKLLEKPTQKFAHWKEELNINNLAREGPQWWIVRVSRVKGQETAQLIARLLARNYPHMDFKVYAPTIPGRRKLKNGTYSVKAKPLFPGCVFFRCVLDKEIHDFVTELDGVGGFIGAKVGNTKRQINRPRPVSEFDMEAIFAKAKEEQEKAELAFQQEQQLSSGLNIDDLNSSDAAKSAGDAKSKGRSRKASDPLINGSSKAKDKKLVLGSTVRVVSGTFAEYEGCLKKLNRRTKKATVAFTLFGKESLVDLDVSEIVSETL; encoded by the exons ATGACCCAAGGACTTCTCCAATGGAGTCCTTGCCAccactctctctccctcctcccCATCTCCATCCCCACAACCAAACACACCCACCTCCCTCTCTCAATCTCCGCCACTCTAGAATCTTCCACccaacaacagcagcagcagcagctctcCGCCAGAGAGAGAAGGCAGCTCAGAAACGAGAGGAGAGAGAGCAAAGCCGGCACCAGCTGGAAAGAAAAGGTCGAGGAGAAGCTTCTGGAGAAGCCCACCCAGAAATTCGCTCACTGGAAAGAAGAGCTGAACATCAACAACCTCGCTCGCGAGGGCCCACAGTGGTGGATCGTTCGAGTTTCTAGAGTCAAGGGCCAGGAGACCGCTCAGTTAATCGCTCGGTTGCTCGCTAGGAACTACCCACATATGGATTTCAAG GTTTATGCTCCAACGATACCGGGGAGGAGGAAATTGAAGAATGGTACCTACTCGGTTAAAGCAAAGCCACTGTTTCCGGGGTGTGTTTTTTTTAGGTGTGTGTTGGACAAGGAGATACATGATTTCGTGACGGAGTTGGATGGAGTTGGAGGCTTtattggtgccaaggttggaaATAC gaagaGACAGATCAACAGACCCAGGCCAGTATCTGAGTTTGACATGGAAGCTATCTTTGCAAAGGCAaaggaagaacaagaaaaagctgAACTAGCTTTTCAACAAGAGCAGCAACTCAGCTCTGGGCTGAATATTGATGATCTGAATTCTAGTGATGCTGCAAAATCTGCTGGAGATGCTAAATCCAAAGGGAGATCCAGAAAAGCTTCTGATCCTCTGATAAATGGTTCATCTAAGGCAAAGGATAAGAAACTTGTCCTAGGTTCTACTGTTCGAGTTGTATCTGGGACTTTTGCTGAATATGAAGGCTGCCTGAAGAAGCTGAACCGCAGAACCAAAAAG GCAACCGTGGCATTTACGTTATTTGGGAAAGAAAGCTTAGTAGATTTAGATGTCAGTGAAATTGTTTCAGAGACCTTGTAA
- the LOC133722363 gene encoding uncharacterized protein LOC133722363 translates to MAKQSKAKKSENLGKGTVTPVQIAFLVDQYLSDNSYSEARSVFRTEASSLFSKSPIREVPKSLLSLSEILNEYIALKEQKVLLDHEKVRVEQEKTRVQTLLNGLQNSMNIYNAGGNPQISKAPDAAPKQMLMAPQPRLSNGSSAVVHPVVTPTNTNMGPANFCSPIISNPPATKRKGSNAVADVSHAAKRSRGKASASKIPNKGEGTLRASGSALNNQGSAQPTPEFQSSLQNSAPSSSLVQGSTVAKCLFQPSISNTTNSSVPQTPPRANSSQSDKSVSPVENSGISTHSDNNSPPEISANCCTIFSSKRVTLTPNKACYTVETNHCISSSPAKTNSRMSSRREHVKGRLNFDCSDVPMGLDKPITDEISADKPIIEDISTHKPIRDEISTSDSEKEVDIFDMDMPNFEALGVDFNFSDMLGELDLDYGELGFTCQPSSGAFMGNVSGLSHENMDGNKGANQVMSEFSSTVTEVISEKGTCAQGPDSMTTMKSVTKSIRIISPVKKRGNTVDQENCTEIN, encoded by the exons ATGGCCAAGCAATCTAAAGCCAAGAAGTCGGAGAATCTCGGCAAGGGCACCGTCACCCCCGTCCAGATCGCCTTCCTCGTCGACCAGTATCTCTCCGATAACAGCTACTCCGAAGCCCGCTCAGTTTTCCGAACCGAAgcctcctctctcttctccaagtCCCCCATTCGAGAG GTGCCGAAGAGCTTGCTGAGTTTGTCTGAGATTCTGAACGAGTACATAGCGTTGAAGGAGCAGAAGGTGTTGCTGGACCACGAGAAGGTTCGGGTGGAGCAGGAGAAGACCAGGGTTCAGACGCTTTTGAATGGGTTGCAGAACTCCATGAACATTTACAATGCTGGTGGAAACCCCCAAATCTCCAAAGCTCCCGATGCGGCGCCGAAACAGATGCTCATGGCTCCTCAGCCTCGCCTCTCTAATGGGTCTTCTGCAG TTGTTCATCCAGTGGTCACACCCACCAACACCAACATGGGGCCTGCAAATTTCTGCTCACCAATCATAAGTAACCCACCTGCAACTAAGAGAAAGGGTTCCAACGCTGTTGCCGATGTCTCTCATGCTGCTAAGAGATCTCGCGGCAAAGCATCTGCCAGTAAGATTCCAAACAAAG GTGAAGGAACACTTAGAGCATCAGGTAGTGCACTTAATAACCAAGGAAGTGCCCAGCCCACTCCAGAATTTCAATCATCACTACAGAACTCTGCTCCCAGCAGCTCCTTGGTTCAGGGATCCACTGTGGCCAAATGCTTGTTCCAGCCTTCGATTTCCAATACCACCAATTCTTCTGTTCCTCAAACACCTCCAcgagcaaattcctctcaaagtGATAAATCTGTGTCTCCTGTTGAGAATTCTGGCATTTCTACCCACAGTGATAACAATTCTCCTCCTGAAATCAGCGCTAATTGCTGCACTATATTTTCATCCAAGAGAGTGACATTGACCCCTAACAAAGCTTGCTACACTGTGGAAACAAACCATTGCATTTCTTCCTCACCTGCCAAGACAAACTCGAGGATGTCAAGTAGGAGGGAACATGTAAAAGGGAGGCTAAACTTCGATTGCTCTGATGTGCCAATGGGTTTGGACAAACCAATTACTGATGAGATTTCAGCTGACAAACCAATCATTGAAGATATATCAACCCACAAACCAATCAGAGATGAAATTTCGACATCTGATTCTGAAAAGGAAGTTGACATTTTTGACATGGATATGCCCAACTTTGAAGCACTGGGGGTGGATTTCAACTTCTCTGACATGTTAGGTGAACTGGATCTTGATTATGGAGAACTTGGTTTCACTTGTCAACCATCTTCGGGTGCTTTCATGGGAAATGTTTCAGG GTTATCTCATGAAAATATGGATGGTAATAAGGGGGCTAATCAAGTTATGTCAGAATTTTCATCAACTGTGACAGAAGTAATATCAGAGAAGGGCACCTGTGCACAAG GACCTGATTCTATGACAACAATGAAGTCTGTAACTAAATCTATCAGAATTATAAGCCCAG TGAAAAAGCGAGGAAACACTGTGGATCAGGAGAACTGTACTGAGATAAACTGA
- the LOC133722365 gene encoding fructose-1,6-bisphosphatase, chloroplastic: MVAAAVTPSSSQLLCSSSRSISQLSPLQQCVFGSKATNATASNRNKKNRGVGSVGVKCMAVAAETEPKKKSGYQITTLTCWLLEQEQKGVIDAEMTIVLSSISLACKQIASLVQRASISNLTGIQGAVNIQGEDQKKLDVVSNEVFSNCLRSSGRTGIIASEEEDVPVAVEESYSGNYIVVFDPLDGSSNIDAAVSTGSIFGIYSPNDECLADIDDETLDSAAQKCIVNVCQPGSNLLAAGYCMYSSSVIFVLTVGQGVYAFSLDPMYGEFVLTQEKVQIPKAGKIYSFNEGNYQLWDDKLKKYMDDLKDPGPSGKPYSARYIGSLVGDFHRTLLYGGIYGYPRDKKSKNGKLRLLYECAPMSFIVEQAGGKGSDGHARVLDIQPTEIHQRVPLYIGSVDEVEKLEKYLA, translated from the exons ATGGTTGCAGCAGCAGTAACTCCATCTTCGTCCCAACTCTTATGCTCGAGCTCTCGCTCCATTTCTCAGCTCTCTCCTCTGCAACAATGCGTCTTCGGCTCCAAAGCAACCAATGCCACAGCCTCaaacagaaacaagaaaaataggGGTGTGGGCAGCGTTGGAGTTAAATGCATGGCGGTGGCAGCTGAAACTGAGCCGAAGAAGAAAAGCGGGTACCAGATTACAACCCTGACGTGCTGGTTGCTGGAGCAAGAACAGAAGGGTGTCATTGATGCAGAGATGACCATTGTGCTTTCGAGCATTTCGTTGGCCTGCAAGCAGATTGCTTCTTTGGTGCAGAGAGCTAGCATTTCTAACTTGACTGGTATTCAGGGTGCTGTGAACATTCAAGGAGAGGACCAGAAGAAACTCGACGTCGTCTCCAATGAG GTTTTCTCCAACTGCTTGAGATCGAGTGGACGAACAGGGATTATAGCCTCTGAGGAAGAGGATGTGCCAGTGGCTGTGGAAGAGAGTTATTCCGGCAACTACATTGTGGTGTTTGACCCTCTTGATGGATCATCCAACATTGATGCTGCAGTTTCCACTGGTTCAATCTTCGGAATATACAGCCCAAATGACGAGTGCCTAGCAGACATTGATGATGAAACT CTTGACAGTGCTGCACAGAAGTGTATAGTGAACGTGTGTCAGCCAGGAAGCAACCTACTTGCTGCTGGCTACTGCATGTACTCAAGCTCTGTAATCTTTGTGCTTACAGTTGGGCAAGGTGTATATGCATTTAGCTTGGACCCCATGTATGGTGAATTTGTTTTGACCCAAGAAAAAGTTCAGATACCGAAAGCAGGAAAGATTTACTCGTTCAATGAAGGCAACTATCAACTGTGGGATGACAAGTTGAAGAAGTACATGGATGACCTTAAGGACCCAGGTCCGAGTGGCAAGCCCTACTCTGCAAGGTACATTGGTAGTTTGGTTGGGGACTTTCATAGAACGCTTCTGTACGGTGGCATTTATGGGTACCCAAGAGACAAGAAAAGCAAGAATGGAAAGCTGAGGCTATTGTATGAGTGCGCACCAATGAGTTTCATAGTGGAACAAGCTGGCGGGAAAGGATCTGACGGCCATGCCAGAGTACTAGACATTCAGCCAACTGAG ATTCATCAGCGTGTTCCACTTTACATTGGAAGCGTAGACGAGGTGGAGAAGTTGGAGAAGTATTTAGCTTGA